In Colias croceus chromosome 8, ilColCroc2.1, a genomic segment contains:
- the LOC123693563 gene encoding 4F2 cell-surface antigen heavy chain-like: MNDLPETSTENGVTDLETLDFLRGVKSSTCLLLTPSPTTLDFKHPLSEEINEGPFLTLNDDNKSVNIGNSEASAGDSSSSGDSNSVVQDPVSAQLINNISMLDYQTLSKNGDIIMGQPEGKVHGSISLNNRKLPSFVNWNWSLIRKFLLWFVLSGLVACLAAIITMVVTIPKTCNPDLPWYQGKVFYEIFPASFKDSNNDGIGDLKGLIKKIDYIKELGGSTIRLNYIFEAHDYPEHYYNTTSVVQIDRSIGNLKDFQELVSAIHEREMTIILDIPVLSVIDYVTLPISNHSLVAVNDSVTKNIDVTSAAIAYWCSQNVDGFYLKNLEDFVDDVNFGKSLQLWKMLLGNGKILMASEEALKMAKGESLTVLLNRIDLIDVHLDLNDGISGLKNHINEVISGILWDKPHYPWVHWNIGNINSERVSTNNVNNTLALTALELVLPGTIGIFYGDEIGLGSLAKHEIEGDFHEHEHIHNLVPMSFTNNENNNGVLPWTDKSVLEPRYHYLSIIKQFIQLRLDTPTIYLRAIYKEGNLLKNMEIRESDDNLVVIERWYPRRNTCVFVGNLGNKAITTDLSTMFYGGMVVGGTNTSLVGEVLYLDKVTFPPNSAIILKLDK; this comes from the exons ATGAACGATTTACCAGAAACCAGCACTGAAAATGGTGTAACAGACCTTGAGACATTGGATTTTCTTCGCGGAGTGAAGTCGTCGACCTGCTTACTTCTAACTCCAAGCCCAACAACCTTGGACTTTAAGCATCCACTTTCAGAAGAAATTAATGAAGGTccatttttaacattaaatgaTGACAACAAAAGTGTCAATATTGGAAATTCAG AAGCCAGTGCTGGAGACTCAAGTTCTTCTGGTGATTCCAACTCAGTGGTTCAAGATCCAGTTAGTGCgcaactaattaataatataagtatgctGGATTACCAAACACTTAGTAAGAATGGTGATATAATTATGGGACag CCTGAAGGCAAAGTTCATGGAAGTATCAGCTTAAATAACAGAAAACTACCAAGCTTTGTGAACTGGAATTGGAGTCTTATTAGAAAATTTCTTCTTTGGTTTGTCCTATCAGGGCTTGTTGCTTGCCTGGCTGCTATAATCACTATGGTGGTAACTATACCCAAAACATGCAACCCAGACCTGCCATGGTATCAAGGtaaagtattttatgaaatatttcctGCTAGCTTTAAAGATTCAAACAATGATGGCATAGGAGATCTAAAAggactaataaaaaaaattgattacaTCAAAGAATTGGGAGGATCCACTATTAGGCTgaattacatatttgaggCACATGATTATCCTGAGCATTACTACAATACCACATCTGTGGTACAAATTGACAGAAGTATTGGTAACTTGAAAGATTTTCAAGAGCTTGTATCAGCCATTCATGAGAGAGAGATGACTATCATACTTGATATTCCAGTTTTAAGTGTTATAGATTATGTAACATTGCCTATCTCAAATCACTCACTCGTAGCAGTGAATGACTCTGTTACAAAGAATATTGATGTCACATCTGCTGCTATTGCTTATTGGTGTTCACAAAATGTTGATGGATTCTATCTTAAAAATTTGGAGGATTTTGTTGATGATGTTAATTTTGGAAAATCCCTGCAACTTTGGAAAATGTTGTTAGgaaatggaaaaatattaatggcaAGTGAAGAGGCACTAAAAATGGCTAAAGGAGAAAGTCTCACTGTTCTGCTCAATAGAATAGATCTGATAGATGTACATTTGGATCTCAATGATGGCATTAGTGGTCTAAAAAACCACATTAATGAAGTAATTTCTGGAATTCTCTGGGATAAACCACACTATCCTTGGGTGCATTGGAATATAGGAAATATAAATAGTGAAAGGGTATCAACAAACAATGTCAACAACACTTTAGCATTGACTGCTTTGGAGCTTGTACTACCAGGgacaataggtatattttatggaGATGAAATAGGATTGGGCAGTCTTGCAAAACATGAAATAGAAGGTGATTTCCACGAACATGAGCATATCCATAACCTTGTTCCGATGAGCTTTACtaataatgaaaacaataatggAGTTTTACCGTGGACTGATAAATCTGTGTTAGAACCAAGATACCACTATTTGTCTAtcattaaacaatttattcagTTGCGGCTGGATACTCCAACTATATATTTGAGGGCAATTTATAAAGAGGGGAATCTTTTGAAGAATATGGAAATTCGCGAATCAGATGATAACCTTGTGGTGATTGAACGTTGGTATCCACGGCGAAACACGTGTGTGTTTGTGGGGAATCTCGGTAATAAGGCAATTACAACAGATTTATCAACAATGTTTTATGGAGGCATGGTCGTAGGTGGCACAAACACTTCCCTTGTAGGTGAGGTTTTGTACTTAGATAAGGTCACCTTCCCTCCAAATTCAGccatcatattaaaattagataagtGA
- the LOC123693923 gene encoding carnitine O-palmitoyltransferase 2, mitochondrial, which yields MHRIYKTTGTFQAASNNYKNKCFATKAKREQDANYQFLQQSSVPTMHFQKSLPRLPIPELSKTGERYLNALRPLLTSEQYSNAEKRTNEFLMGQGKDLQMKLIAKDKAHKHTSYISDYWFDLYLRDRAPLPINYNPLIVFQNDTRPEYNNQLVRATNILVSASRFMLSLRESKLEPEVFHLQPKKSDTQLFRTVTGLLPESLSWYGAFLFKAYPLDMSQFTGLFNATRIPQMNKDKIFRDQSSKHVVIQRNGHFYIFDVLDSDGNLLSPQEILGNMSQIINDATAKADHPLGILTCQNRNEWAKQRLHLEETGNAEALRKIDSAIFNLVLDDESINDDKHKILKIFLHGDGDNRWFDKSFSLIVTKDGVSGINFEHSWGDGVAVLRFFQDVYKETTRKPFIQPDTKPSTNQITVKKLEFNLDGKSKEFVKNAQKEYSDWCQSLSIDYILYEGLNKEACKKFKVSPDCIMQLGFQAAYHLLHGKYVGTYESCSTSAFKHGRTETMRPCTDKTKAFCDNLHSNKSSKQDLRTLMAECSSYHTQLVKEAAMGQGFDRHLFAMMKIAEDNNMSRPELYDSYEYKYLNKSILSTSTLSSPNVLAGGFGPVAKEGFGIGYSAFADKLGAAIASYKSHNDSTQFVEALQKSFEDITEVLSL from the exons atgcatagaatttataaaacaaccGGCACATTTCAGGCGGCTTCTAATAACTATAAGAATAAATGTTTTGCGACGAAAGCTAAGCGTGAACAAGATGCAAATTATCAATTTCTACAACAAAGTAGCGTTCCTACCATGCATTTCCAGAAATCATTGCCACGATTGCCTATACCAGAGTTATCTAAAACAGGAGAGAGATATTTGAATGCATTGAGACCTTTACTAACATCAGAACAATACTCGAATGCAGAAAAACGaacaaatgaatttttaatggGCCAAGGGAAAGATTtacaaatgaaattaattgcTAAAGATAAGGCTCATAAACATACAAGCTATATATCAGACTATTGGTTTGATCTTTATTTACGGGACCGTGCACCTTTACCCATAAATTACAATCCGTTAATAGTGTTTCAAAATGACACTAGACCGGAATATAATAACCAATTGGTTCGTGCGACCAACATTTTAGTCTCGGCTTCAAGGTTCATGTTATCGTTGAGAGAGAGTAAGTTGGAACCTGAAGTATTTCACTTACAGCCAAAGAAAAGTGATACACAACTATTTAGAACCGTAACAGGACTTTTACCAGAGAGTTTGTCatg gtatggagcctttttatttaaagcatATCCACTAGACATGAGTCAATTTACTGGTTTGTTCAATGCCACTCGTATCCCACAAATGaataaggataaaatattcagAGACCAAAGTAGCAAACATGTTGTTATCCAAAGAAACGGccacttttatatatttgatgTACTTGATTCTGATG GAAATTTGCTGTCACCCCAAGAAATACTGGGAAACATGAGTCAGATAATTAATGATGCTACGGCAAAAGCTGATCATCCGTTAGGTATCCTGACGTGTCAGAATAGAAATGAATGGGCCAAACAAAGATTGCATTTAGAAGAAACTGGTAATGCTGAGGCGTTAAGGAAAATTGATTCAGCTATTTTCAATCTAGTTTTAGATGATGAATCCATTAATGATGACAAGCATAAAATTCtgaaaatatttcttcatGGTGATGGTGACAATAg GTGGTTTGACAAATCCTTTAGTTTAATTGTTACCAAGGATGGTGTATCTGGAATTAACTTTGAACACTCATGGGGTGATGGTGTGGCCGTATTACGGTTCTTCCAAGATGTATACAAAGAGACAACAAGAAAGCCATTTATACAACCGGACACTAAGCCCTCTACTAACCAAATAACAGTCAAAAAATTag aATTTAACTTGGATGGAAAATCGAAAGAATTCgtaaaaaatgcacaaaaggAATATAGTGACTGGTGTCAGTCATTAAGCAttgattatatattatatgaaggTCTGAATAAGGAAGCTTGCAAGAAGTTTAAAGTCAGTCCTGATTGTATTATGCAGTTGGGATTTCAG GCTGCATATCACCTACTGCATGGCAAATATGTGGGTACATATGAATCTTGCAGCACATCAGCTTTTAAGCATGGTCGAACCGAAACCATGCGGCCATGCACTGATAAAACTAAG GCTTTCTGTGACAACCTCCACTCAAACAAATCTTCAAAGCAAGACCTGCGCACATTAATGGCGGAATGCTCCTCATACCACACGCAATTAGTGAAAGAAGCAGCTATGGGACAAGGTTTTGATCGTCATTTATTCGCAATGATGAAAATAGCGGAAGACAATAATATGTCTCGACCAGAACTATATGACTCTTATGAATAtaagtatttgaataagtCCATTCTCAGTACGAGTACTCTGTCATCGCCGAATGTACTGGCCGGTGGATTTGGACCGGTTGCTAAGGAAGGCTTTGGTATTGG gtATTCAGCATTTGCTGATAAATTAGGCGCTGCAATAGCCAGTTATAAGTCACACAATGACAGCACTCAATTTGTTGAAGCATTGCAAAAGTCATTTGAGGACATTACAGAAGTTTTATCATTGTAA
- the LOC123693698 gene encoding protein retinal degeneration B, translating into MLIKEYRIPLPLTVEEYRIAQLYMIAKKSKEESTGEGSGVEIIVNEPYDNGPGGKGQYTQKIYHVGSHLPGWFKSLLPKSALTVSEEAWNAYPYTKTKYTCPFVEKFSIEIETYYFDDNGHQENVFKLSGSDLKNRMVDVIDVVKDQLYGADYVKEEDPKLFVSQKCNRGPLTETWLEDYWREVRGKPQPLPNGKSLMCAYKLCRVEFRYWGMQTKLEKFIHDVALRKTMLIAHRQVWAWQDEWHGLTMEDIREIERQTQLALKKKMGGESSDEPDQNSEDNSKSLAATMSSLEKNEDLATPMTTKKSSNEKHSHLSPESTPPSEPRSSSKTNLRSSSSGSLKSMQTQVANWRMETLVRESETETGSEDEFYDCESSFNKWSSMCSLDEADIDISPTQGDYNQDDSIFNPSFLKRVTSERGSRRMVALHSHQSIDGCPDTPVHSSCATTVLILVFHAGSVLDANIDMTAKKSDVTTFKGAFESVMRQHYPTLVGHITIKLVSCPSICTEALGVLSTLSPYSFDCSPSTMESPSLTNDLIPIGAIPLIATSSPEYSDHITKTIVSANAVYNEFIKSDDGKGFAGQICIVGDSMGSLLAYDALCRTLQYQSRHDSETSILDTEITIPNEPSEHYLNKSHLQAPTPRRRSSTASDNQSKLEFEVSDFFTFGSPLSLILASRKISDDKTSDIVKPPVQQVYNLFHPTDPVAARLEPLLSARFTNLPPINVARYAKYPLGNGQPYHLMELIQSHPTLFGDHLPMPPTPILRRLSEASVQSTVSGLADNIPLITMNALQQKWWGSKRLDYALYCPEGLANFPTNALPHLFHASYWESSDVIAFILRQVGHFDLALYSHAEDKDCTLFQPGQDKEKWIKKRTSVKLKNVAANHRANDVILKEGCPQTFTARFMYGPLDMITLTGEKVDIHMMKDPPACEWTLLETVVTDKTGRISYTLTDKQSVGCGIYPFRVVVRGDHTSCNFHLAVVPPQTECVVFSIDGSFTASMSVTGRDPKVRAGAVDVVRFWQDLGYLILYITGRPDMQQRKVVSWLAEHNFPHGLVFFSDGLSTDPLGHKAAHLNSLINEHGVIFHAAYGSGKDISVYHNCGLLPKQIYAIGRISKKYNNMATPLSEGYASHLADLKQPGAVRPARGNARLLVPRRLLAPVSNAPTTRVRR; encoded by the coding sequence aTGCTTATTAAAGAGTATAGAATACCCCTTCCCCTTACTGTAGAGGAATACAGGATTGCTCAGCTGTATATGATAGCAAAAAAGAGTAAAGAGGAAAGTACAGGTGAAGGCAGTGGAGTAGAAATTATAGTCAATGAACCATATGATAATGGACCTGGTGGTAAAGGCCAGTatacacaaaaaatctatCATGTCGGAAGTCATTTACCTGGTTGGTTCAAAAGTTTACTGCCAAAGTCTGCTTTAACAGTATCAGAAGAAGCATGGAATGCTTACCCCTACACAAAGACTAAATACACTTGCCCCTTTGTTGAGAAGTTCTCAATTGAAATTGAAACTTACTATTTTGATGATAACGGCCACcaagaaaatgtttttaaattgtctGGAAGTGATTTGAAAAATAGAATGGTAGATGTCATTGATGTTGTCAAAGATCAACTGTACGGGGCAGATTATGTCAAAGAAGAAGATCCAAAACTTTTTGTATCTCAAAAATGTAATAGAGGACCTCTCACTGAAACTTGGTTGGAAGACTATTGGAGGGAAGTTAGGGGAAAGCCACAACCTTTACCTAATGGAAAGTCCCTTATGTGTGCTTACAAATTATGTAGGGTAGAGTTTCGTTACTGGGGAATGCAAACAAAACTAGAAAAGTTTATTCATGATGTTGCCCTAAGAAAGACAATGTTGATAGCACATAGGCAAGTTTGGGCTTGGCAGGATGAGTGGCATGGTTTGACAATGGAAGATATAAGAGAAATTGAAAGACAGACTCAGCTTgcattgaaaaagaaaatgggAGGAGAATCTAGTGATGAACCTGATCAAAATTCTGAAGATAATTCTAAGTCACTTGCAGCAACAATGAGTAGTCTTGAGAAAAATGAAGATTTGGCAACACCAATGACTACAAAGAAGAGCAGTAACGAAAAGCACAGCCATTTGTCACCGGAAAGCACACCACCATCAGAACCAAGGAGTTCTTCCAAAACAAATCTTAGGTCATCATCTTCAGGTTCACTTAAAAGTATGCAGACCCAAGTCGCTAATTGGAGAATGGAAACATTAGTTCGAGAATCGGAAACAGAAACTGGTTCAGAGGATGAGTTTTATGACTGTGAAAGTTCTTTCAATAAGTGGTCTTCAATGTGTTCATTAGATGAAGCTGATATTGATATATCGCCAACACAAGGTGATTATAATCAAGACGATAGTATATTTAATCCTTCATTTTTAAAGAGGGTGACATCAGAAAGAGGTTCTAGGAGAATGGTGGCCTTACATAGTCATCAAAGTATAGATGGATGCCCAGATACACCAGTACATAGTTCCTGTGCAACAACTGTATTAATCCTAGTTTTTCATGCTGGGAGTGTGCTTGATGCTAATATTGATATGACTGCAAAAAAATCTGATGTGACTACATTCAAGGGAGCTTTTGAGTCAGTTATGCGGCAACATTATCCTACACTTGTGGGGCATATAACAATAAAGTTAGTGTCATGTCCATCAATCTGTACAGAAGCATTAGGAGTATTGTCTACTCTCAGTCCTTATAGCTTTGATTGTTCCCCATCAACTATGGAATCGCCATCTTTGACAAACGATCTAATACCAATTGGAGCTATTCCATTAATAGCTACTTCATCCCCTGAATATTCAGATCACATTACCAAAACAATTGTGTCTGCAAATGCTGTTTACAATGAATTTATAAAGTCTGATGATGGAAAAGGTTTTGCAGGACAAATTTGTATTGTAGGGGATAGTATGGGGTCATTACTAGCGTATGATGCTTTGTGTCGAACTTTGCAGTACCAATCACGTCATGACAGTGAAACAAGTATTTTAGATACTGAAATAACGATTCCAAATGAACCCTCTGaacactatttaaataaatctcatttaCAAGCTCCAACTCCTAGAAGAAGATCTTCCACAGCAAGTGATAATCAAAGCAAATTAGAATTCGAAGTTTCGGACTTCTTTACATTCGGAAGCCCATTATCGCTTATTTTAGCTTCAAGAAAGATTTCCGATGACAAGACTTCGGATATTGTAAAGCCACCCGTTCAACAAGTGTACAATTTATTCCATCCCACAGACCCAGTTGCTGCAAGGCTTGAACCCTTATTATCAGCAAGATTTACTAATCTACCACCTATAAATGTTGCAAGATATGCTAAATATCCACTGGGTAATGGACAGCCATATCATTTAATGGAGTTAATACAGAGTCACCCAACATTATTCGGAGATCATTTGCCAATGCCTCCGACACCTATTCTTAGAAGGTTGTCAGAAGCTTCAGTACAAAGCACAGTAAGCGGATTAGCTGATAATATACCATTAATTACAATGAATGCTCTACAACAAAAATGGTGGGGTTCGAAACGGTTGGATTATGCACTTTATTGTCCCGAAGGCTTAGCAAATTTTCCAACGAATGCATTGCCGCATTTATTCCATGCTAGTTATTGGGAAAGTTCAGACGTTATTGCGTTTATTTTACGACAAGTGGGACACTTCGACTTAGCTTTATACAGTCACGCTGAAGACAAAGATTGTACACTTTTTCAACCTGGCCAAGATAAAGAAAAATGGATAAAGAAGAGAACatcagtaaaattaaaaaatgttgctGCAAACCATCGAGCTAACGacgttattttaaaagagGGTTGCCCACAAACATTTACGGCAAGATTTATGTACGGTCCTTTAGACATGATAACATTGACTGGAGAAAAAGTCGATATACATATGATGAAAGATCCGCCCGCGTGCGAATGGACTTTATTAGAAACGGTTGTGACGGATAAAACTGGAAGAATTTCATATACACTGACTGACAAACAAAGTGTTGGCTGCGGTATATATCCATTCCGAGTAGTCGTACGAGGTGATCATACCAGTTGCAATTTTCATCTTGCGGTTGTACCTCCGCAAACAGAATGTGTCGTGTTTAGTATCGACGGATCTTTCACAGCCAGTATGTCAGTGACGGGTCGAGACCCAAAAGTGAGGGCCGGTGCGGTTGATGTTGTACGATTTTGGCAAGACTTGGGCTATCTGATCCTGTACATAACGGGTCGCCCTGATATGCAACAAAGAAAAGTGGTTTCATGGTTAGCCGAGCACAATTTCCCGCACGGTCTAGTATTTTTCTCGGACGGTTTATCAACGGATCCTTTGGGCCACAAGGCGGCACACTTAAATAGTCTCATAAACGAACATGGCGTGATATTTCATGCTGCATATGGCTCTGGCAAGGACATCAGTGTATATCACAATTGCGGATTATTACCCAAGCAAATTTATGCTATTGGCAGAATTagcaaaaaatacaataatatggCTACACCTCTGAGCGAAGGTTATGCTTCTCATTTGGCTGATTTAAAGCAGCCGGGTGCCGTGCGACCGGCGAGAGGCAACGCGCGCTTGTTGGTACCGCGGCGACTTCTGGCTCCGGTAAGTAATGCGCCTACAACTCGCGTTCGTCGTTAA